The segment AAAAGAGATATATCAGGTAGAACACCTATGGAACAGTTGAAAGAGATATCTATGAATATACATACTATGATAAAAAAACAGTATGATTGTCTTAATAGGTCTATATTACCAATATTAAAAAAAGAAAGAATAAGAATTTTGAATTATGATTTATTAAAAAAAGAGCAATTGAAAAAAGTAAAAAAATATTATGAAACTATTGTTTTCCCTGTTATAACACCTATGGCAATTGATCAGAGTAGACCCTTTCCAAAATTACCAAATAAAAGTTTGAATATAGCTGTTTCTTTGTTTAAAGAAAATGAAAATGAAAAAATAGCAATTTTACAAGTTCCATCTATAATACCAAGATTTTATGAAACAGAAATTAGTGATGGAACTAAAACTTATATATTGCTTGAAGATATAATAATGAATAATGCAGAAAATTTGTTTCCAGGATATGTTATAAAACATATGTCTCCATTTAGAATTACAAGAAATGCGGATCTTTCAATAGATGAGGAAGGTGCAGAAGATCTTTTACAAGAGATAGAAAAGTCTCTTGTACAAAGAAAATGGGGAATGCCTGTGAGACTTGAAGTGTTTAAAAAAATAGATAAAAAACTTTTAGATATTTTAAAAACAATGCTCAACCTTTCGAATTCAGATATATACATGATAAATGGTCCTTTAGATATTTCAGCTTTTATGAATATAGCATTATTGAATGATTTTGGTTGTTTGAAGTATGAGAATTTTAAACCATCACCACATAAAGATTTTTTTAATAAAGATATATTTAAAGTTATAAAAAATAAAGATATATTGCTTTTTCATCCTTATCAATCTTTTGAACATGTAGTGAATTTTATTGAAAGAGCAGCCGAAGATGAAAATGTACTAGCCATAAAACAAACATTATATAGAGTTAGTGGAGATTCTCCTATTGTAGAAGCACTTATAAAAGCTGCTAAAAATGGAAAACAAGTTACAGTTTTAGTTGAATTAAAGGCAAGATTTGATGAAAAGAATAATATAGAATGGGCAAAAAAACTCGAAAAAGCTGGATGTTATGTTGTTTATGGATTAGTTGGATTAAAAGTTCATAGTAAGATACTTTTGATTGTTAGAAAAGAATATGAAGGTATAAAAAGATATGTTCATTTGAGTACGGGAAATTATAATGATAAAACAGCAAAATTGTATACGGATATAGGATTTTTTACATCTAAGGAGTCTTTTGGTTGGGATGCTTCAGCTTTATTCAATGTTCTTACGGGTTATTCTCAACCTCCGGAATGGAAAAAATTTATGGTAGCTCCAATTGGATTACAAGAAAATATAATAAAATTAATAGAAAATGAAATTATGTATGCCGAAAATGGGTTTAAAGCCAGTATAATAATAAAAGTAAATTCATTACTTGAAACACCAATTATAGATGCTCTTTATAAAGCATCTCAAAAAAATGTGAAAATAAAATTGATAGTCAGAGGTATTTGTGCCCTTAAACCTGGTATAAAAAATTTGAGTGATAATATAGAAGTTATAAGTATAGTTGGAAGATTTTTAGAACATACAAGAATATATTATTTTAATAATGGAAATGATTTTAAAATATATCTTTCAAGTGCAGATTTGATGCCAAGAAACTTGCATAGAAGAGTTGAAATATTATTTCCTA is part of the Oceanotoga teriensis genome and harbors:
- a CDS encoding RNA degradosome polyphosphate kinase, whose protein sequence is MILLENNIYFNRELSWIEFNNRVLEEAMDKQNPVLERLKFLAITSSNLDEFFMIRVAGLKEQVEAGYEKRDISGRTPMEQLKEISMNIHTMIKKQYDCLNRSILPILKKERIRILNYDLLKKEQLKKVKKYYETIVFPVITPMAIDQSRPFPKLPNKSLNIAVSLFKENENEKIAILQVPSIIPRFYETEISDGTKTYILLEDIIMNNAENLFPGYVIKHMSPFRITRNADLSIDEEGAEDLLQEIEKSLVQRKWGMPVRLEVFKKIDKKLLDILKTMLNLSNSDIYMINGPLDISAFMNIALLNDFGCLKYENFKPSPHKDFFNKDIFKVIKNKDILLFHPYQSFEHVVNFIERAAEDENVLAIKQTLYRVSGDSPIVEALIKAAKNGKQVTVLVELKARFDEKNNIEWAKKLEKAGCYVVYGLVGLKVHSKILLIVRKEYEGIKRYVHLSTGNYNDKTAKLYTDIGFFTSKESFGWDASALFNVLTGYSQPPEWKKFMVAPIGLQENIIKLIENEIMYAENGFKASIIIKVNSLLETPIIDALYKASQKNVKIKLIVRGICALKPGIKNLSDNIEVISIVGRFLEHTRIYYFNNGNDFKIYLSSADLMPRNLHRRVEILFPIEEKELKDELYDILKLTLEDTEKARILNSDGIYRRIDKRGKKRLESQKEFINKYKINFKESLNKDMKDMLKPKKDLERDDKYNI